One part of the Gossypium raimondii isolate GPD5lz chromosome 1, ASM2569854v1, whole genome shotgun sequence genome encodes these proteins:
- the LOC105779199 gene encoding putative pentatricopeptide repeat-containing protein At1g31840, with protein sequence MLSSKMLKKPFSSSSTKTLLDIISQQKHPIASIKPILLTLKSKPNFALNFFKWSQSFSKSPHGLPSYCALIHIFLCHRMFGSAAQVFEEMMDHVDTNINVLDAFNEGFRDFGSNPNVVFRFLLESYSKNGKLDMAFLVFMEMAKRRLYISNNLVFRMLNSLMNANCVDNYGEFCRFFRTRGFCVYGIVMEGLLKNRKIGMALIFHEKMILKGIEVDIVACNKILKGLAVNKEIGIASKLFDVILTFGPLPNVVTFSTLINMYCKDGKLDTAFEIYNVMIKRNVIPDLILYSILIDGYFKAGRLDEGEKLLSVALDRGIKLDLVVFSLVMDAYGKVGDLGRVVQVYKRMLEEDLSPNMVSYSILISGLCGNGRMLEACGIFGQIIKRGFEPSLITYSSLIDGFCKMGNLKDGFHLFDDMIEKGHQPDVVVYNVLLHGLCKKGMARSALRFFFNSVSRGLKSNIFIFNSLMDGYCRLKQLRNAVKVYMLMGIYSVKPDIVTYTLLVRGASKQGKLDAALLVFFQMLKRGFPGDAITYCTLMDGFCKHKNPTAGLQIFKLMQTNGVTPDIAVYNVLLNMLLKDSHLEEASKLFSQLVEKGPKPDVITYNTMICGYCSLQRLDEAISLFQQLTCLFGPNSITFTILIDAFCKEGRMDEAMSMFSKMLEKGPEPNVVTYGCLIDGYFKSQDMRTATELHEEMLENQISPNIVSYSILIDGFCKQGLMLEASLAFCCALDRRLLPDLVAYSILIRGYCKVGRLVEAKLLCEQMFMEGVMPDDLLERTLVEYNL encoded by the coding sequence ATGTTGTCTTCAAAGATGCTGAAAAAGCCATTTTCTTCATCTTCAACTAAAACCTTATTAGACATAATTTCCCAACAAAAACATCCCATTGCCTCAATCAAACCCATACTTTTAACCCTCAAATCCAAACCCAATTTTGCTCTTAACTTCTTCAAATGGAGCCAAAGTTTCTCAAAATCGCCCCACGGTTTACCCTCCTACTGTGCACTCATTCACATCTTTCTCTGCCATCGAATGTTTGGTTCCGCAGCTCAGGTGTTCGAGGAAATGATGGACCATGTAGATACAAATATTAATGTTCTTGATGCTTTTAATGAAGGGTTTAGGGATTTTGGATCCAACCCAAATGTCGTTTTTCGGTTTTTGTTGGAAAGTTACAGCAAGAATGGGAAATTGGATATGGCTTTCCTTGTGTTCATGGAAATGGCTAAAAGGAGGCTTTACATCTCAAATAATTTGGTTTTTAGGATGCTGAATTCTTTAATGAATGCGAATTGTGTTGACAACTATGGTGAATTTTGTAGATTTTTTAGAACACGAGGTTTTTGTGTGTATGGGATTGTGATGGAAGGGCTTTTGAAGAATAGGAAGATTGGAATGGCcttgatttttcatgaaaagATGATTTTGAAGGGTATAGAGGTTGACATTGTTGCttgtaacaagattttgaaGGGTCTTGCTGTAAATAAGGAAATAGGAATTGCTTCTAAGTTATTTGATGTAATACTAACTTTTGGTCCGTTGCCAAATGTGGTGACTTTTAGCACACTGATTAACATGTATTGTAAAGATGGAAAATTGGATACAGCATTTGAGATTTACAATGTTATGATAAAGAGGAATGTAATTCCAGATTTAATTCTGTATTCTATACTTATTGATGGTTATTTCAAGGCAGGGAGATTGGATGAGGGAGAGAAGCTCCTCTCTGTGGCTTTAGATCGAGGTATCAAGTTGGATTTGGTTGTTTTCAGCTTGGTTATGGACGCTTATGGCAAGGTAGGGGATTTGGGGAGAGTGGTTCAGGTTTATAAGAGAATGTTGGAGGAAGATTTATCACCAAACATGGTGAGTTACAGCATTCTCATAAGTGGTTTGTGTGGAAATGGTAGGATGCTTGAAGCTTGTGGCATATTTGGTCAAATTATCAAAAGGGGTTTTGAGCCTTCTCTCATAACCTATAGTAGCCTCATTGATGGTTTCTGCAAGATGGGGAATTTGAAGGATGGTTTTCATCTATTTGATGATATGATAGAGAAGGGCCATCAACCTGATGTTGTTGTTTATAATGTGTTACTACATGGTCTTTGCAAAAAAGGGATGGCTAGAAGTGCTCTTAGGTTCTTCTTTAACAGTGTAAGCAGGGGTCTAAAATCCAATATCTTCATTTTTAACTCCTTGATGGATGGTTATTGTAGGTTGAAACAGTTAAGGAATGCTGTGAAGGTGTATATGTTAATGGGAATCTATAGCGTAAAACCAGATATAGTAACCTACACTTTGCTTGTTAGAGGTGCTTCAAAGCAAGGAAAACTGGATGCAGCACtgttagttttttttcaaatgctGAAGAGGGGTTTCCCTGGAGATGCTATAACATACTGTACCCTCATGGATGGATTCTGCAAACATAAAAATCCAACTGCTGGATTGCAGATATTTAAACTGATGCAAACGAATGGAGTGACTCCTGATATTGCAGTATATAATGTTCTCCTCAATATGCTTCTCAAGGACTCTCATCTAGAAGAGGCATCAAAGCTTTTCAGCCAACTTGTTGAGAAAGGGCCAAAACCCGATGTCATAACGTACAACACAATGATATGTGGTTACTGCTCGTTGCAAAGATTGGATGAGGCGATTAGCCTCTTTCAACAGCTGACTTGTCTCTTTGGACCCAATTCAATTACCTTTACTATATTAATTGATGCTTTCTGCAAGGAGGGTAGAATGGATGAAGCTATGTCAATGTTTTCCAAAATGTTGGAGAAGGGTCCTGAACCCAATGTGGTAACATACGGTTGTCTAATTGATGGCTACTTCAAATCTCAGGACATGAGGACTGCCACTGAGCTTCACGAAGAGATGCTCGAAAACCAAATCAGTCCGAATATTGTCAGTTATAGCATCCTCATTGACGGCTTTTGCAAACAAGGATTAATGCTGGAAGCATCTCTTGCATTCTGCTGTGCTCTAGATAGACGTTTATTGCCTGATCTAGTTGCGTATTCAATTCTGATTCGTGGTTATTGCAAAGTTGGTAGATTAGTTGAGGCCAAGCTGTTATGTGAACAGATGTTCATGGAGGGAGTAATGCCGGATGATTTGTTAGAACGAACCCTGGTGGAATATAATCTCTAA
- the LOC105779189 gene encoding pentatricopeptide repeat-containing protein At4g21705, mitochondrial, whose translation MASRTLFTILNNKKTKTLTADWLVMTRAYCVAPNPANINSLYSRINAIGDPNCSVTPVLQQWVKGKNVKEFQLQRLIRDLRSRRRYTHALEVSKWMSSSDLEFSSSDYAVQLDLIGRVNGLTAAKNFFSSLRDQDKTVKTYGALLNCYVRVGLIDESLSLMKKMKEMGFLSSPLNYNNLMCLYTHRGQFEKVPDVLFEMKTNGVSPDKFSYKICINSYGARADYDIMEKVLQEMDSERDIQMDWCTYSLAANYYIKAGLKEKALHYLKECEKKVGNDAEGYDHLISFYARLGNKDELKRLWDLQKSKCRKQTNKNYIVMLGSLVKLGELEETEKLIDEWELSCKTYDFRVPNVLLIGYCQKDLVEKAEAKLQDIIKRRKIAIPNSWSIVATGYMNKNKMEKAFECFKEALAIQTQNRGWKPKAGLISSILSWLGENGEVEDAEAFVKLLRTKVPVNREMYHALLKAYIRNGKEVEGLLVSMKDDKIDENGDTMKILSLQDQNSEVTG comes from the exons ATGGCATCAAGAACCTTGTTCACAATCTTAAACAACAAGAAGACCAAAACTTTAACCGCAGATTGGCTAGTAATGACAAGGGCATATTGTGTTGCACCAAACCCAGCAAACATAAACTCTCTTTATTCAAGAATCAATGCTATAGGAGACCCAAACTGCAGTGTAACTCCAGTTCTTCAACAATGGGTTAAAGGCAAAAATGTCAAGGAATTTCAGCTGCAGCGTCTCATCCGTGATTTACGTTCTCGTAGGCGTTATACTCATGCCTTGGAG GTTTCCAAATGGATGAGTAGTAGCGACCTTGAATTTTCTTCAAGTGACTATGCTGTGCAGTTGGATCTAATTGGTAGAGTTAATGGGCTAACTGCTGCAAAGAACTTCTTTAGTAGCTTGAGAGACCAAGATAAAACTGTGAAGACCTATGGGGCTCTTTTAAATTGCTACGTTCGGGTAGGCCTTATCGATGAGTCTCTTTCCcttatgaagaagatgaaggagATGGGTTTTCTTTCCTCTCCGCTCAACTACAATAACCTTATGTGCCTCTACACACACAGGGGACAATTTGAAAAAGTCCCTGATGTATTGTTCGAGATGAAGACGAATGGTGTCTCCCCTGACAAGTTCAGCTATAAAATCTGCATCAATTCTTACGGGGCTAGAGCTGATTATGacatcatggagaaggttctaCAAGAAATGGACAGCGAACGGGACATTCAAATGGATTGGTGTACTTATTCCCTAGCGGCAAACTACTACATAAAAGCAGGTCTTAAAGAAAAGGCACTTCATTATCTCAAGGAATGCGAGAAGAAGGTAGGTAATGATGCAGAAGGCTATGAccatttgatttcattttatGCTCGTTTGGGAAACAAAGATGAACTGAAAAGGCTGTGGGACCTTCAAAAGTCCAAATGTAGGAAGCAAACCAACAAAAACTACATAGTAATGTTGGGTTCATTGGTGAAGCTTGGTGAGCTTGAAGAAACTGAAAAGTTAATTGATGAGTGGGAGTTGTCTTGTAAGACATATGATTTCCGAGTGCCTAACGTGCTTCTTATTGGATATTGTCAGAAAGATTTAGTTGAAAAGGCAGAAGCAAAGTTACAGGATATAATCAAAAGAAGGAAGATTGCAATCCCGAACAGTTGGTCTATTGTCGCAACTGGATACATGAATAAGAACAAAATGGAGAAGGCTTTTGAGTGTTTTAAGGAAGCTCTTGCTATACAGACACAAAATAGAGGGTGGAAGCCAAAAGCAGGTTTAATATCAAGCATATTGAGTTGGCTAGGTGAGAATGGAGAAGTTGAAGATGCAGAAgcttttgtgaaattattgagAACCAAGGTTCCTGTAAATAGAGAAATGTACCATGCCCTTTTAAAGGCATATATCAGAAATGGAAAAGAAGTAGAGGGGCTTTTGGTGAGCATGAAGGATgataaaatagatgaaaacgGGGACACAATGAAGATCCTTAGCCTTCAAGACCAAAACTCTGAAGTCACTGGGTAG